Proteins from a single region of Streptomyces sp. HUAS 15-9:
- a CDS encoding chorismate mutase, which translates to MTVTPAEKTGARTAEAADVITGARERIDTLDDRIIGLIQERMAVSAVIQEARITSGGRRVNLSREMEILDHYREALGKPGTSLAMTLLELCRGRI; encoded by the coding sequence ATGACCGTCACCCCCGCAGAGAAGACCGGCGCCCGGACCGCCGAGGCCGCCGATGTGATCACCGGTGCGCGTGAACGCATCGACACGCTCGACGACCGGATCATCGGGCTGATCCAGGAACGGATGGCGGTGTCCGCCGTGATCCAGGAGGCCCGGATCACCTCCGGCGGGCGCCGGGTGAACCTCTCCCGTGAGATGGAGATCCTCGACCACTACCGGGAGGCGCTGGGCAAGCCGGGGACGTCCCTCGCCATGACCCTGCTCGAACTGTGCCGTGGTCGTATCTGA
- a CDS encoding LAETG motif-containing sortase-dependent surface protein — MAAAAATAAIAPLALLSAPAAFADESTSPTPTETVTSEAPTEIPSGTASASAPETQTPPASTETPGSSASASVTPSGSASASTEPEPSETAEPSEDPSDPDVPFCEDLDENFGNAKVSADIKGLPGKIVAGDGFHDFKLVVTNDSKADVKGVAFYAEVENYELDESKYLSPYVDLEFKNPEDGSWDRIGSDDWAGDYFFYVEKLKSGASQSIDLRVSIDAKAPAGDAYSFGSGAYLDNVKGQDCIAEGWAQYDFEVLKAGSSNPAPGDATPSDNGSKDSPKKPQGDVTDLPTGNLAETGSSSALPVLGLVGGVAVVAGAGAVFVVRRRKTAAGA, encoded by the coding sequence ATGGCTGCAGCGGCCGCGACGGCTGCCATCGCCCCGCTCGCCCTCCTGTCCGCGCCCGCCGCTTTCGCGGACGAGTCCACGTCGCCCACTCCCACCGAGACCGTGACGTCCGAGGCGCCCACCGAGATTCCGAGCGGCACCGCCTCCGCGTCCGCACCCGAGACCCAGACGCCTCCTGCCTCCACCGAGACCCCGGGCAGCAGCGCGTCCGCCTCGGTGACCCCGAGCGGCAGCGCGAGCGCGTCCACCGAGCCCGAGCCCTCCGAGACGGCCGAACCGAGCGAGGACCCGTCGGACCCCGACGTGCCGTTCTGCGAGGACCTCGACGAGAACTTCGGGAACGCCAAGGTGTCCGCCGACATCAAGGGCCTGCCGGGCAAGATCGTCGCGGGTGACGGCTTCCACGACTTCAAGCTCGTCGTCACCAACGACTCCAAGGCCGACGTCAAGGGCGTCGCCTTCTACGCCGAGGTCGAGAACTACGAGCTCGACGAGTCGAAGTACCTCAGCCCGTACGTCGACCTGGAGTTCAAGAACCCCGAGGACGGCTCCTGGGACCGCATCGGCAGCGACGACTGGGCCGGCGACTACTTCTTCTACGTGGAGAAGCTGAAGTCCGGCGCGAGCCAGTCGATCGACCTGCGCGTCAGCATCGACGCCAAGGCCCCCGCCGGTGACGCCTACTCCTTCGGCTCCGGCGCCTACCTCGACAACGTCAAGGGCCAGGACTGCATCGCCGAGGGCTGGGCCCAGTACGACTTCGAGGTCCTGAAGGCCGGCTCCTCGAACCCCGCCCCGGGCGACGCCACCCCGAGCGACAACGGCAGCAAGGACTCGCCGAAGAAGCCGCAGGGTGACGTCACCGACCTGCCGACCGGCAACCTCGCCGAGACCGGCTCCAGCTCCGCGCTGCCGGTGCTCGGCCTCGTCGGCGGTGTCGCCGTCGTCGCCGGTGCGGGCGCGGTGTTCGTGGTGCGCCGCCGGAAGACCGCGGCCGGCGCGTAA
- a CDS encoding succinic semialdehyde dehydrogenase encodes MTDSQAPEQATEITGTNPLAPAPAGARTAADVVTPELVAQLTKGVVGSGRTANHTPFTGEKLADLPESTPEDVAKAFEAARAAQTVWAQRPVRERAAVLLRFHDLILERQAEVLDLIQLETGKARLHAHEEVQAVALASRHYGRKAPAYLGPKRHTGAMPTLTKVTELRHPRGVVGQIAPWNYPLELSVGDALPAFVAGNAVVMKPDTETCLTALWARDLLIEAGLPADVFQVVLGEGPVVGPEVVKHADYVSFTGSTRTGREVAQSAAARLVGVSLELGGKNAMLVLEDADIEKAAAGAVRACFASAGQLCISIERLYVHESIADAFLERFAARTKAMRLGRSLAYGADMGSLVGERQLETVKRHVEEAVAKGARLVAGGVARPDIGPYFFEPTILDGVETPMAVCAEETFGPVVSIYRFKTDDEAVEAANSTPYGLNSSVWTKDGRRGREVASRLRTGTVNVNEGYAPAYGSVQSPMGGMKDSGLGRRHGSEGILKYTEAQTVAQQRLLPMAPSLGMDDEKYARFMSRSLRLMKAFRFR; translated from the coding sequence ATGACGGACTCGCAGGCCCCGGAACAGGCCACGGAAATCACTGGCACGAATCCCCTCGCCCCCGCCCCCGCGGGCGCCCGTACCGCCGCCGACGTGGTCACCCCGGAGCTGGTCGCCCAGCTCACCAAGGGCGTGGTCGGCTCCGGCCGTACCGCCAACCACACGCCCTTCACCGGCGAGAAGCTGGCCGATCTGCCCGAGTCCACCCCTGAGGACGTGGCCAAGGCCTTCGAGGCCGCCCGCGCCGCCCAGACCGTCTGGGCCCAGCGGCCGGTACGCGAGCGCGCGGCCGTCCTGCTGCGCTTTCACGACCTGATCCTCGAGCGGCAGGCGGAGGTGCTCGACCTCATCCAGCTGGAGACCGGCAAGGCCCGCCTCCACGCCCACGAGGAGGTCCAGGCCGTCGCCCTCGCCTCCCGGCACTACGGCCGCAAGGCGCCCGCCTACCTGGGGCCGAAGCGGCACACCGGTGCCATGCCGACCCTGACGAAGGTGACCGAGCTGCGCCACCCGCGCGGTGTCGTCGGCCAGATCGCCCCCTGGAACTACCCCCTCGAACTCTCCGTCGGCGATGCCCTGCCCGCCTTCGTCGCGGGCAACGCCGTCGTCATGAAGCCCGACACCGAGACCTGCCTGACGGCCCTGTGGGCCCGGGATCTGCTGATCGAGGCCGGCCTGCCCGCCGATGTCTTCCAGGTCGTGCTCGGCGAGGGCCCGGTCGTCGGCCCGGAGGTGGTCAAGCACGCCGACTACGTCTCCTTCACCGGCTCCACCCGCACCGGGCGCGAGGTCGCTCAGAGTGCCGCCGCCCGCCTGGTCGGGGTCTCCCTCGAACTCGGCGGCAAGAACGCCATGCTGGTCCTGGAGGACGCCGACATCGAGAAGGCGGCCGCCGGAGCGGTCCGCGCCTGCTTCGCCTCCGCCGGCCAGCTCTGCATCTCCATCGAGCGGCTCTACGTCCACGAGTCGATCGCCGACGCCTTCCTGGAGCGCTTCGCCGCCCGTACGAAGGCCATGCGGCTCGGCAGGTCGCTGGCCTACGGCGCCGACATGGGCTCGCTGGTCGGCGAGCGGCAGCTGGAGACCGTCAAGCGGCATGTCGAGGAGGCCGTCGCCAAGGGCGCCAGGCTGGTCGCCGGCGGCGTCGCCCGCCCCGACATCGGCCCGTACTTCTTCGAGCCGACCATCCTCGACGGCGTCGAGACCCCGATGGCCGTGTGCGCTGAGGAGACCTTCGGCCCGGTCGTCTCCATCTACCGCTTCAAGACCGACGACGAGGCGGTCGAGGCGGCCAACTCGACGCCGTACGGCCTCAATTCCTCGGTCTGGACGAAGGACGGCCGGCGCGGCCGCGAGGTCGCCTCCCGGCTGCGGACCGGCACCGTGAACGTCAACGAGGGCTATGCCCCGGCCTACGGCAGCGTCCAGTCGCCGATGGGCGGCATGAAGGACTCCGGCCTCGGCCGCCGACACGGCTCCGAGGGCATCCTCAAGTACACCGAGGCCCAGACCGTCGCCCAGCAGCGGCTGCTGCCGATGGCTCCGTCGCTGGGCATGGACGACGAGAAGTACGCGCGGTTCATGAGCCGGAGCCTCCGGCTGATGAAGGCGTTCCGCTTCCGCTAG
- the guaA gene encoding glutamine-hydrolyzing GMP synthase, with the protein MSSATPAAATPDTVLVVDFGAQYAQLIARRVREARVYSEIVPSTMPVAEMLAKKPAAIILSGGPSSVYEEGAPGLDRALFEAGVPVFGMCYGFQLMAQSLGGTVDNSGAREYGRTDMYVSRTSSTLFEGTPAEQHVWMSHGDACSAAPEGFTVTASTDVVPVAAFENDEKKLYGVQYHPEVMHSTHGQQVLEHFLYRGAGLTPNWTTGNVIDEQVALIREQVGDRRAICGLSGGVDSAVAAALVQKAIGSQLTCVYVDHGLMRKGETEQVEKDFVAATGVQLKVVDAEERFLTALKGVSDPEEKRKIIGREFIRVFEQAQAEIIADEGPAVEFLVQGTLYPDVVESGGGTGTANIKSHHNVGGLPEDLEFKLIEPLRKLFKDEVRMVGQELGLPEEIVQRQPFPGPGLGIRIVGEVTKERLDLLREADAIAREELTAAGLDRDIWQCPVVLLADVRSVGVQGDGRTYGHPIVLRPVSSEDAMTADWSRLPYEVLARISTRITNEVRDVNRVVLDVTSKPPGTIEWE; encoded by the coding sequence GTGTCATCAGCGACTCCCGCTGCCGCCACCCCCGACACCGTCCTGGTCGTCGACTTCGGCGCGCAGTACGCCCAGCTCATCGCCCGTCGTGTCCGCGAGGCGCGGGTCTACAGCGAGATCGTGCCGAGCACCATGCCGGTCGCGGAGATGCTCGCCAAGAAGCCCGCGGCGATCATCCTCTCCGGCGGCCCCTCGTCCGTGTACGAGGAGGGCGCCCCCGGCCTCGACCGCGCGCTCTTCGAGGCCGGTGTCCCCGTCTTCGGCATGTGCTACGGCTTCCAGCTGATGGCGCAGTCCCTCGGCGGCACGGTAGACAACTCCGGCGCCCGCGAGTACGGCCGTACGGACATGTACGTCTCCAGGACGTCCTCCACCCTCTTCGAGGGCACCCCTGCCGAGCAGCACGTGTGGATGTCCCACGGCGACGCCTGCTCCGCCGCCCCCGAGGGCTTCACCGTCACGGCGTCCACGGACGTCGTCCCGGTCGCGGCCTTCGAGAACGACGAGAAGAAGCTGTACGGCGTCCAGTACCACCCCGAGGTCATGCACTCCACGCACGGCCAGCAGGTCCTGGAGCACTTCCTCTACCGCGGCGCGGGCCTCACCCCGAACTGGACCACGGGCAATGTGATCGACGAGCAGGTCGCCCTGATCCGTGAGCAGGTCGGCGACAGGCGCGCCATCTGCGGTCTGTCCGGCGGTGTGGACTCCGCCGTCGCCGCCGCCCTGGTCCAGAAGGCCATCGGCTCCCAGCTGACCTGCGTGTACGTCGACCACGGCCTGATGCGCAAGGGCGAGACCGAGCAGGTCGAGAAGGACTTCGTGGCCGCGACCGGCGTGCAGCTGAAGGTCGTGGACGCCGAGGAGCGGTTCCTCACCGCCCTGAAGGGTGTCTCGGACCCCGAGGAGAAGCGGAAGATCATCGGCCGCGAGTTCATCCGCGTCTTCGAGCAGGCACAGGCCGAGATCATCGCCGACGAGGGCCCGGCCGTCGAGTTCCTCGTCCAGGGCACGCTCTACCCCGACGTGGTCGAGTCCGGTGGCGGCACCGGCACCGCCAACATCAAGTCCCACCACAACGTGGGCGGCCTCCCCGAGGACCTGGAGTTCAAGCTCATCGAGCCGCTCCGCAAGCTCTTCAAGGACGAGGTCCGGATGGTCGGCCAGGAGCTCGGCCTGCCCGAGGAGATCGTCCAGCGCCAGCCCTTCCCGGGCCCCGGCCTCGGTATCCGTATCGTCGGCGAGGTCACCAAGGAGCGCCTGGACCTGCTGCGCGAGGCCGACGCCATCGCCCGTGAGGAGCTGACCGCGGCCGGCCTCGACCGCGACATCTGGCAGTGCCCGGTGGTCCTGCTCGCGGACGTCCGCAGCGTCGGCGTCCAGGGCGACGGGCGCACCTACGGCCACCCGATCGTGCTGCGCCCGGTCTCCTCCGAGGACGCGATGACCGCCGACTGGTCGCGCCTGCCGTACGAGGTCCTCGCGCGTATCTCGACCCGCATCACCAACGAGGTCCGCGACGTCAACCGCGTCGTCCTCGACGTGACCTCGAAGCCGCCGGGCACCATCGAGTGGGAGTAG
- a CDS encoding pyridoxamine 5'-phosphate oxidase family protein yields the protein MTAHTAVNWAAFTEAEPELAKITEERFGAFTHHVLATLRKDGSPRTTGLEVRFLNGELWLGMMPDSLKALDLRRDPRFALQANPGPDTAMGGGDIRIAGRAVEVEDPEVKRAYREEVEPPEPFHLFRTELTGVVRTYVEDDTYLVAQVWKPGEPVRTLKRT from the coding sequence ATGACAGCGCATACGGCAGTGAACTGGGCGGCTTTCACCGAGGCGGAACCCGAACTCGCGAAGATCACGGAAGAGCGCTTCGGTGCCTTCACGCATCACGTCCTCGCCACGCTCCGCAAGGACGGCTCCCCGCGCACCACCGGCCTGGAGGTCCGCTTCCTGAACGGTGAGCTGTGGCTCGGCATGATGCCGGACTCGCTCAAGGCCCTCGACCTGCGCCGGGACCCGCGGTTCGCGCTTCAGGCGAACCCGGGCCCGGACACCGCGATGGGCGGCGGGGACATCCGGATCGCCGGCCGGGCGGTCGAGGTCGAGGACCCGGAGGTGAAGCGGGCGTACAGGGAAGAGGTGGAACCGCCGGAGCCGTTCCACCTCTTCCGCACCGAGTTGACGGGGGTCGTACGTACCTACGTCGAGGACGACACGTACCTCGTCGCCCAGGTCTGGAAGCCCGGAGAGCCGGTGCGCACTCTCAAGCGGACTTGA
- a CDS encoding GMC family oxidoreductase N-terminal domain-containing protein — translation MSQEKSVQTRDEDGYDYDVIVVGSGFGGSVTALRLTEKGYRVGVLEAGRRFTRDTLPKNSWDLKNYLWAPRLGMYGIQRIHLLGNVMVLAGAGVGGGSLNYANTLYVPPKAFFDDPQWRDITDWQEELKPYYDQARRMLGVRINPTMTPSDVHLKAAAQRMGVGDTFHMAPVGVFFGDGDDADGKSRTRPGQEVADPYFGGVGPSRKACTECGECMTGCRHGAKNTLNENYLHLAEKAGAAVHPMTTVVSVTDDSRGGYAVTTLPTDEKKKGKGRTFTARRVVIAAGTYGTQTLLHRMKANGQLPHLSGRLGDLTRTNSEALVGAQTDDRRYRKLHGTKADFTRGVAITSSIHPDEDTHIEPVRYGKGSNAMGGMSILQVPYAEGSSRVLGWLANAARHPLLVARSLSNRRWSERTIIGLVMQSLDNSLTTYLKPNGVGKGLLTARQGHGAPNPKQIRAASEAASALATEINGFAGSNVGELMGTPLTAHFLGGCPIGASPETGVIDPYHRLYGHPGISVVDGAAVSANLGVNPSLTITAQAERAMSYWPNKGEADPRPAQGVAYERLKPVEPANPVVPADAFGALRLPFLGMPTVPPKE, via the coding sequence GTGTCGCAGGAGAAGTCTGTCCAGACCCGGGACGAGGACGGGTACGACTATGACGTCATCGTCGTGGGATCGGGGTTCGGCGGGTCCGTGACCGCCCTTCGCCTGACCGAGAAGGGCTACCGCGTCGGCGTCCTGGAGGCCGGCCGCCGCTTCACCCGCGACACCCTCCCGAAGAACTCGTGGGACCTGAAGAACTACCTCTGGGCCCCCAGGCTCGGCATGTACGGCATCCAGCGCATCCATCTGCTGGGCAATGTGATGGTGCTGGCGGGCGCCGGAGTGGGCGGCGGCTCGCTCAACTACGCCAACACCCTCTACGTACCGCCGAAGGCCTTCTTCGACGACCCGCAGTGGCGGGACATCACCGACTGGCAGGAGGAGCTGAAGCCGTACTACGACCAGGCGCGGCGCATGCTCGGCGTACGGATCAACCCGACCATGACCCCCTCCGACGTGCACCTGAAGGCGGCGGCGCAGCGGATGGGGGTCGGCGACACCTTCCACATGGCGCCGGTCGGGGTGTTCTTCGGGGACGGCGACGACGCCGACGGAAAGTCGCGGACGCGGCCGGGTCAGGAGGTCGCCGACCCGTACTTCGGCGGGGTGGGCCCGTCCCGCAAGGCCTGCACCGAGTGCGGCGAGTGCATGACCGGCTGCCGGCACGGCGCGAAGAACACCCTCAACGAGAACTACCTGCACCTCGCCGAGAAGGCGGGCGCGGCGGTCCACCCCATGACGACGGTCGTGTCCGTCACCGACGACTCCCGGGGCGGATACGCGGTCACGACCCTGCCGACGGACGAGAAGAAGAAGGGCAAGGGGCGCACCTTCACCGCGCGACGGGTCGTCATCGCGGCCGGCACCTACGGCACCCAGACGCTGCTGCACCGCATGAAGGCGAACGGACAGCTGCCCCACCTCTCCGGCCGGCTGGGCGATCTGACCCGCACCAACTCCGAGGCGCTGGTGGGCGCGCAGACCGACGACCGGCGCTACCGCAAGCTGCACGGCACGAAGGCCGACTTCACCCGGGGCGTGGCGATCACCTCCTCGATCCATCCGGACGAGGACACGCACATCGAGCCGGTCCGCTACGGCAAGGGCTCCAACGCGATGGGCGGCATGTCGATCCTCCAGGTCCCGTACGCCGAGGGCTCCTCGCGTGTCCTGGGCTGGCTGGCGAACGCGGCACGCCACCCGCTGCTGGTCGCCCGCTCCCTGTCCAACCGCCGCTGGTCGGAGCGGACCATCATCGGCCTGGTGATGCAGTCGCTGGACAACTCCCTGACGACGTATCTGAAGCCGAACGGCGTCGGCAAGGGCCTGCTCACCGCCCGCCAGGGCCATGGCGCGCCCAACCCGAAGCAGATCAGGGCGGCCTCGGAGGCGGCCTCCGCGCTGGCCACGGAGATCAACGGCTTCGCGGGCAGCAACGTCGGCGAGCTGATGGGCACCCCGCTGACCGCGCACTTCCTCGGCGGCTGTCCGATCGGCGCCTCACCCGAGACCGGTGTGATCGACCCGTACCACCGGCTGTACGGCCACCCTGGAATATCGGTGGTCGACGGCGCGGCGGTGTCGGCGAACCTGGGCGTCAACCCGTCGCTGACGATCACCGCACAGGCCGAGCGGGCGATGTCGTACTGGCCCAACAAGGGCGAGGCGGACCCGCGTCCGGCGCAGGGTGTGGCGTACGAACGTCTGAAGCCGGTGGAGCCGGCGAACCCGGTGGTCCCGGCGGACGCGTTCGGCGCACTGCGGCTGCCGTTCCTGGGGATGCCGACGGTACCGCCGAAGGAGTAG
- a CDS encoding serine/threonine-protein kinase translates to MSEDGEHAPDGRESDGFLLGGRYRLIERIGSGTTGTVWRARDEAGERDVAVKEFRLTGDPEDEDHRRGVHRLHHEARAASRVDHPAALAIHEVVVEDGLPWIVMELVQGESLRTALERGPLDPAEAARVGLAVLGALRAAHAVGIVHRDVKPENVLLESGTDRVVLTDFGIGHGPIPGDSLGFVAPEQLSGRGAGPASDLWSLGALLHAAVDHEHERAGSLSALLARLRAQAPEERPGAEEVAAVLEVIAGAPSPTPAPGVVPEPEPEPKPESLRIPAPVPAPGMTPPPRRPLLTALGLLLPKKPGTD, encoded by the coding sequence ATGAGCGAAGACGGCGAACATGCGCCCGACGGACGCGAATCCGACGGGTTTCTGCTCGGCGGACGCTACCGGCTGATCGAGCGCATCGGCTCCGGCACGACGGGCACCGTGTGGCGGGCGCGCGACGAGGCGGGGGAACGGGACGTCGCCGTCAAGGAGTTCCGGCTCACCGGTGACCCGGAGGACGAGGACCACCGGCGGGGCGTCCACCGGCTGCACCACGAGGCGCGGGCCGCCTCCCGCGTCGACCACCCCGCAGCCCTCGCCATCCACGAGGTCGTGGTCGAGGACGGACTTCCCTGGATCGTCATGGAGTTGGTCCAGGGGGAGTCGCTCCGCACGGCCCTCGAACGCGGGCCCCTCGACCCCGCCGAGGCCGCCCGCGTCGGGCTCGCCGTGCTCGGCGCCCTGCGTGCCGCGCACGCCGTCGGCATCGTGCACCGTGACGTCAAGCCGGAGAACGTCCTCCTCGAATCCGGCACCGACCGCGTGGTCCTCACCGACTTCGGCATCGGCCACGGCCCCATCCCCGGCGACTCCCTCGGCTTCGTCGCCCCGGAGCAGTTGTCGGGGCGTGGCGCCGGGCCCGCCTCCGACCTCTGGTCCCTCGGCGCACTGCTCCACGCCGCGGTGGACCACGAGCACGAGCGCGCCGGATCGCTCTCGGCACTGCTCGCGCGGCTCCGGGCTCAGGCACCGGAGGAGCGGCCGGGAGCGGAGGAGGTGGCGGCGGTACTGGAGGTCATCGCCGGGGCGCCCTCGCCGACGCCGGCACCCGGGGTCGTACCCGAGCCGGAGCCGGAGCCCAAGCCGGAGTCCCTGCGCATACCGGCCCCCGTACCCGCGCCCGGAATGACACCCCCGCCCCGGCGCCCCCTCCTCACCGCCCTCGGCCTGCTCCTTCCCAAAAAACCGGGGACGGACTGA
- a CDS encoding serine/threonine-protein kinase gives MRGNGGARQEADEPTSFGLQPPNPPAHLPHPGNPYAERLIAGRYRLLAKLGHGGMGTVWRAKDETVDREVAVKEPRVPDHLPERERANAYERMRREARAAARLDHPAVVNVHDVAIVDGKPWIVMELVHGRSLGDALQEGTLDAREAARIGLQVLGALEAAHAAGVLHRDVKPDNVLLGRHDRVVLTDFGIAQIEGETNLTDTGGFVGSPEYIAPERVLGQRPGPASDLWSLGVVLYAATEGVSPFRRSNTPATLQSVLNATPAPPASARGPLAEAINGLLQKDPAHRPDAARIRALLETAANPSAPEPTRVVQVTGPVAPSRRLGRKAWLGVGALVVAAAVAGYLVLADPFAGPLPDGWKKAASPRLGVTVAFPDTYKAGHPAKNDSEKDWVTYTDESGAIWIELHLSRKSDDTLHEIKNSAPAQMYADNEKFKSDGMYTVGMPKGPKTHVDGDAKYHGRQAAMNTVVYTTDDSQNPRPRELQIFYYRTKAGDMYELTISYPGRGDFTARGREVAKTAIANLGVDRL, from the coding sequence ATGAGAGGCAACGGGGGAGCCCGCCAAGAGGCCGATGAGCCGACGAGTTTCGGTCTGCAACCGCCGAACCCGCCCGCGCACCTGCCCCACCCGGGCAATCCGTACGCGGAGCGGCTGATCGCCGGTCGGTACCGGCTGCTCGCCAAGCTGGGCCATGGCGGAATGGGCACGGTGTGGCGGGCCAAGGACGAGACGGTGGACCGCGAGGTCGCGGTGAAGGAGCCGCGCGTACCGGACCATCTTCCCGAGCGTGAACGTGCCAACGCCTATGAGCGAATGCGCCGCGAGGCACGTGCGGCGGCCCGGCTGGACCATCCGGCGGTGGTGAATGTCCATGACGTGGCGATCGTGGACGGCAAGCCGTGGATCGTCATGGAACTGGTCCACGGGCGGTCGCTCGGCGACGCCCTCCAGGAGGGCACCCTCGACGCGCGCGAGGCGGCCCGGATCGGTCTGCAGGTGCTCGGCGCGCTGGAGGCGGCGCACGCGGCGGGCGTGCTGCACCGCGACGTCAAGCCGGACAACGTACTGCTCGGCCGGCACGACCGGGTCGTCCTCACCGACTTCGGCATCGCGCAGATCGAGGGCGAGACGAACCTGACGGACACGGGCGGCTTCGTGGGCTCGCCCGAGTACATCGCGCCGGAGCGGGTGCTGGGGCAGCGGCCCGGCCCGGCGAGCGACCTGTGGTCACTGGGCGTGGTCCTGTACGCGGCAACGGAAGGTGTCTCGCCCTTCCGGCGCAGCAACACCCCCGCCACCCTCCAGTCCGTCCTCAACGCCACGCCCGCGCCGCCCGCCTCCGCGCGGGGCCCGCTGGCCGAGGCCATCAACGGGCTCCTCCAGAAGGACCCGGCACACCGCCCGGACGCGGCCCGGATCCGCGCCCTGCTGGAGACGGCCGCGAACCCGTCCGCCCCGGAGCCCACCCGGGTCGTGCAGGTCACCGGGCCCGTCGCGCCTTCCCGCCGGCTCGGCCGCAAGGCGTGGCTCGGCGTCGGCGCGCTGGTCGTCGCGGCGGCGGTGGCCGGGTACCTGGTGCTCGCGGATCCCTTCGCGGGGCCGCTCCCCGACGGCTGGAAGAAGGCCGCGAGTCCCCGGCTGGGCGTGACGGTGGCGTTCCCCGACACGTACAAGGCGGGTCACCCGGCCAAGAACGACTCCGAGAAGGACTGGGTCACCTACACCGACGAGAGCGGCGCGATCTGGATCGAACTGCATCTGTCCAGGAAGTCCGACGACACCCTCCACGAGATCAAGAATTCCGCGCCGGCCCAGATGTACGCCGACAACGAGAAGTTCAAGAGTGACGGCATGTACACCGTTGGCATGCCCAAGGGGCCGAAGACGCACGTCGACGGTGACGCCAAGTACCACGGCAGGCAGGCGGCGATGAACACCGTCGTCTACACGACCGACGACAGCCAGAACCCGCGCCCGCGTGAACTGCAGATCTTCTACTACCGGACCAAGGCCGGGGACATGTACGAGCTCACCATCAGCTACCCGGGCAGGGGCGACTTCACCGCCCGGGGCCGGGAGGTGGCGAAGACGGCGATCGCGAACCTGGGGGTCGACCGGCTCTGA